Proteins encoded within one genomic window of Trichoderma asperellum chromosome 2, complete sequence:
- a CDS encoding uncharacterized protein (EggNog:ENOG41) — translation MSSPSAASASVEQQKVESPSAVLDSAHEAAKDERVDDDDATTEAVELAGEAESEAAENGAESADKSPGEASSSDAAEEAPPLPNEAVPDGPPLPNEPVPQKPEDDGWDCQWDPNSQSWFFYNRFTGKSQWENPRVPDASAATTSQRVEPQPPSDEKPVAGGYNPAIHGDYDPNAWYAKNDQEDESASAGFSGDPAAIYGATVSFNRFTGAFQSGDAGPERHSDEAKAKRQMNAYFDVDAAANAHGGRSLKAERSNKKPTKNELKAFKEKRRARKEEKRRAWLRD, via the coding sequence ATGTCGTCGCCAAGTGCCGCCTCTGCTTCCgtagagcagcaaaaggTCGAGTCGCCATCAGCAGTACTCGACTCTGCCCATGAAGCCGCAAAGGATGAGCGcgttgacgacgacgacgctaCAACTGAGGCCGTAGAATtggctggagaagctgagTCCGAAGCAGCAGAGAACGGTGCCGAATCTGCCGACAAATCACCAGGAGAGGCATCGTCTTctgatgctgctgaagaagcaccgccgctgccgaaCGAAGCTGTTCCTGATGGCCCACCGCTGCCAAATGAACCAGTGCCACAGAAGCCAGAAGATGACGGATGGGATTGCCAGTGGGATCCGAATAGCCAGTCGTGGTTCTTCTACAACCGGTTCACAGGCAAGTCTCAGTGGGAAAACCCTCGAGTGCCAGACGCAAGCGCTGCGACCACCTCACAAAGGGTagagccgcagccgcctTCTGATGAGAAGCCTGTTGCGGGCGGCTACAACCCTGCCATACACGGCGACTATGATCCAAATGCATGGTATGCCAAGAATGACCAAGAGGATGAAAGTGCGTCTGCCGGCTTCTCTGGCGACCCCGCTGCCATCTATGGTGCTACCGTTTCTTTCAATCGCTTCACCGGAGCCTTTCAGTCCGGTGATGCGGGCCCTGAGCGGCACTCGGACGAGGCCAAGGCTAAGCGTCAGATGAACGCATATTTCGACGTGGATGCCGCGGCGAATGCTCATGGTGGCCGCAGCTTGAAGGCTGAACGCTCGAATAAGAAGCCAACTAAGAATGAGCTGAAAGCCTTCAAAGAGAAGCGCCGGGccagaaaggaagagaagcgcAGAGCTTGGCTGCGCGATTGA
- a CDS encoding uncharacterized protein (EggNog:ENOG41~SECRETED:SignalP(1-27)~TransMembrane:1 (n9-20c28/29o393-410i)~CAZy:GH16): MHWPSCSPLTPLTALVILPIFIPCLAAASSPQPLPNGDDSVCDCFLTNGTQPGYFSNHMFFDFRNLTKDAGVPALITNETLATIAKPTSEYFSSPEWTSVWQPQGWSNSEGKGKGLSGAAAVLMVYSPSNVYIQKNNDSDAASETYMTLRTQRLPKFQSAAAFQTKTSDYQFVSLRMLARTIGGPGAVTAFFTYRDPNSTSAVQEADMEVLTRGPREKIQYTNQPSFTSDDKVNPDATQNVTLPNGMIWSQWAVHRLDWTAQSSVWYVDGQQVANISFQVPTGASGINFNAWSDGGSWSGNMSLYDSANLQIQWIEMIYNTSDSRPSKKRNHPSQLLWSRDVGPRGQLLRRSSDAAGQCKVVCSIDEVTEAGVATMLWNSTATRMAGADVGNSLAWAWALCLGSVFWLLVV; this comes from the coding sequence ATGCATTGGCCCTCATGCTCTCCCCTTACACCACTAACAGCACTCGTAATACTACCCATCTTCATCCCATGCCTCGCCGCAGCCAGCAGTCCCCAGCCTCTGCCAAACGGCGATGACTCCGTCTGTGACTGCTTCCTCACCAATGGCACGCAGCCGGGCTACTTCTCCAACCACATGTTCTTCGACTTCCGCAACCTAACCAAAGACGCCGGCGTCCCAGCCCTCATCACCAACGAGACCCTCGCCACCATCGCCAAGCCGACGAGCGAGTACTTTTCCAGCCCCGAGTGGACGAGCGTGTGGCAGCCCCAGGGCTGGAGCAACAGcgagggcaagggcaagggccTGTCCGGCGCGGCAGCCGTCCTGATGGTGTATTCGCCCAGCAACGTGTACATTCAGAAGAACAACGACAGCGACGCCGCGTCGGAAACGTACATGACGCTGCGCACCCAGCGGCTGCCCAAGTTCCAGTCCGCGGCGGCCTTCCAGACCAAGACGTCAGACTACCAGTTTGTGTCTCTGCGCATGCTCGCCCGAACCATTGGCGGGCCGGGCGCCGTCACGGCCTTCTTCACCTATCGGGACCCCAACTCGACGTCTGCGGTGCAAGAGGCCGACATGGAGGTCCTGACTCGCGGACCGCGGGAGAAGATCCAGTACACCAACCAGCCCTCCTTCACCAGCGACGACAAGGTCAATCCCGACGCCACCCAGAACGTCACGTTGCCGAATGGCATGATCTGGAGCCAATGGGCCGTTCATCGCCTCGACTGGACCGCCCAGAGCAGCGTCTGGTACGTCGACGGCCAGCAGGTCGCCAACATCAGCTTCCAAGTGCCGACGGGCGCTTCGGGCATCAATTTCAACGCCTGGAGCGACGGCGGCAGCTGGAGTGGCAACATGTCGCTGTATGATTCGGCAAATCTCCAAATCCAGTGGATAGAAATGATTTACAACACCTCCGATTCCAGGCCCTCAAAGAAGCGGAATCATCCCAGTCAGTTGCTATGGAGCCGAGATGTCGGTCCCCGGGGGCAACTGCTCCGGCGCAGCTCGGATGCCGCTGGGCAATGCAAGGTGGTGTGCAGCATCGATGAGGTGACCGAGGCGGGAGTTGCTACCATGCTGTGGAATAGCACAGCCACGCGGATGGCCGGAGCTGACGTTGGTAACAGCCTGGCATGGGCATGGGCCTTGTGTCTCGGAAGCGTTTTCTGGTTGTTGGTCGTTTAA